In bacterium CG_4_10_14_0_2_um_filter_33_32, a single genomic region encodes these proteins:
- a CDS encoding LD-carboxypeptidase: MIPDKLQLGDEVRVIAPARSMALISDEAKIIANKRLSDLGFKVTFGKHIEEMDDFASSSIESRIKDLHDAFADKNVKGILTVIGGYNSNQLLNSIDWDLIKDNPKIFCGYSDITILQNAIYKKTGLVIYSGPHYSSFGQKIYFDYTLDYFKKACMDKDDYEILPSSEWSDDIWYMDQEKRSLIKNDGLWVVNNGQAEGKILGGNLGTLSLLFGTEFMPDLSNSILFLEDDAYTKGADVVEFDRHFQSLVQQPNFNKIKGIVIGRFQVVSKMTNDLLIKIVKTKKELNDIPVVANMDFGHTSPIITFPIGGEAVMNAGENSSISITKH, from the coding sequence ATAATACCGGATAAATTACAACTAGGTGATGAAGTTAGAGTTATTGCTCCGGCAAGATCAATGGCTTTAATTAGTGATGAAGCAAAAATAATTGCCAATAAAAGGTTATCGGATTTAGGGTTTAAGGTTACTTTTGGCAAACATATTGAAGAAATGGACGATTTTGCATCTTCCAGTATAGAATCGCGAATTAAGGATTTACACGACGCTTTTGCGGATAAAAACGTAAAGGGGATATTAACTGTAATCGGCGGCTATAATTCCAATCAGTTGCTTAATTCTATTGATTGGGACCTTATTAAAGATAATCCTAAAATATTTTGCGGTTATTCCGATATTACAATTCTTCAAAACGCTATTTATAAAAAAACCGGTCTAGTAATTTATTCGGGCCCGCACTATTCATCTTTTGGGCAAAAAATTTATTTTGATTATACTTTGGATTATTTTAAAAAGGCTTGTATGGACAAAGATGATTATGAAATTTTACCTTCATCTGAATGGAGCGATGATATTTGGTATATGGATCAGGAAAAGAGGAGCTTAATAAAAAATGATGGTTTGTGGGTTGTAAATAACGGGCAAGCTGAAGGAAAAATTTTAGGCGGTAATTTGGGCACACTAAGTTTGCTTTTTGGAACAGAATTTATGCCGGATTTAAGTAATTCTATTTTATTTCTTGAAGATGATGCATATACAAAAGGTGCTGATGTGGTTGAATTTGACAGACATTTTCAATCATTAGTTCAGCAACCTAATTTTAACAAGATTAAGGGGATAGTAATCGGCCGGTTTCAAGTTGTCTCTAAAATGACTAATGATCTTTTAATTAAAATAGTTAAAACTAAAAAAGAATTAAACGATATCCCAGTCGTTGCCAATATGGATTTTGGTCATACCTCACCAATTATAACTTTCCCAATAGGGGGAGAGGCTGTAATGAATGCTGGCGAAAATTCTTCCATATCTATAACAAAACATTAA